The proteins below are encoded in one region of Halorhodospira halochloris:
- a CDS encoding efflux RND transporter periplasmic adaptor subunit produces the protein MIKGLRWRYWLGWGLPVIVLAGGVIIFVLLVATRPQPVEREPAEPHWVVTTTTAEPAAHKPLLRIYGYVVSPSAVTVKSAVEADVKDVPARDGSLIKRDGLLVELDDGELRDVLRQRQAELDELEAALRQERRAVAADGDDLRAEKKLLEIDKRRVSRLERLVDDEAASPSELDDAQEAKERRRQAVTRAQQAVDDGEARIQAAEARRDAAEAARDQARRDVERSSIKSPFRGRISGVEVAAGDRVTPGSSLVEIYDTGDLEVQARIPSPRLGSLQRALAGGVEVAGRAYIDGVTKQVELDRFAGRSPRDQGGVEALFALEGRHDDVALDRFATIELELPVEPQSLVLPYEALYDMDRIFVVGEDDRLREVEVQRLGEAKLAGSPEGRQRGALVRVPQLEPGAEIVTTQIPQATDGLRVRVREEH, from the coding sequence GTGATAAAAGGATTGCGCTGGCGCTACTGGTTGGGCTGGGGGTTGCCCGTTATAGTCCTTGCCGGTGGGGTAATTATCTTTGTCTTACTTGTTGCAACTCGCCCGCAGCCTGTAGAACGCGAGCCGGCAGAGCCGCACTGGGTGGTTACCACTACAACCGCTGAGCCTGCGGCCCACAAGCCACTGCTTCGTATCTACGGCTATGTCGTTTCGCCCAGCGCGGTGACTGTGAAATCGGCGGTCGAAGCGGATGTTAAGGATGTTCCGGCCCGGGATGGGAGTCTGATTAAGCGCGATGGGTTGCTGGTTGAGCTTGATGATGGCGAGTTGCGCGATGTCCTGCGCCAGCGTCAGGCTGAGCTAGATGAGCTGGAGGCCGCTTTACGTCAGGAGCGGCGTGCAGTAGCAGCCGATGGTGATGATCTGCGTGCCGAAAAGAAGCTGCTGGAGATAGATAAGCGGCGGGTGTCGCGGTTAGAGCGTTTGGTCGATGATGAAGCGGCATCGCCGTCTGAGCTTGATGATGCGCAGGAGGCCAAGGAGCGACGGCGCCAGGCGGTTACCAGGGCACAACAGGCGGTTGATGATGGTGAGGCCCGGATTCAAGCTGCCGAAGCGCGCCGGGATGCAGCTGAAGCTGCGCGCGATCAGGCTCGACGTGATGTTGAGCGCAGTTCGATAAAGTCGCCGTTCCGCGGTCGGATAAGTGGCGTGGAGGTAGCTGCTGGCGATCGGGTAACACCCGGCTCGAGCCTGGTAGAGATTTACGATACCGGCGACCTTGAAGTGCAAGCGCGGATTCCTTCGCCGCGCCTTGGTTCGTTGCAGCGCGCCCTTGCTGGCGGGGTTGAGGTAGCTGGTCGAGCATATATAGACGGAGTCACCAAACAGGTTGAATTGGATCGTTTCGCTGGGCGAAGCCCGCGTGATCAGGGCGGGGTGGAGGCCCTATTTGCCCTTGAGGGGCGGCATGATGATGTCGCCTTGGACCGCTTTGCGACAATTGAGCTGGAATTACCGGTCGAGCCGCAGAGCTTGGTCCTACCCTATGAAGCACTCTACGACATGGATCGGATCTTTGTTGTAGGGGAAGATGACAGACTGCGTGAAGTAGAGGTTCAACGTTTAGGTGAGGCAAAGCTGGCAGGCTCTCCTGAAGGCCGACAAAGAGGTGCTCTGGTTCGTGTGCCGCAGCTCGAGCCCGGAGCAGAGATAGTTACTACTCAAATACCCCAAGCCACTGACGGGTTGCGGGTGCGCGTCCGGGAAGAGCATTAA
- a CDS encoding YbgA family protein yields MSQAQSSLPQDSLIPVGVSSCLLGEEVRYDGSHKRDRFITDKLSSYLEFVPICPEVAIGMSIPRPPIRLELVEGEVRLRGVRDSCVDVTEPIGEYSSAISSAIDNLSGYILKSKSPSCGMERVKVYKPDGNLAGFSSPGMYARRLLERYPLLPVEEDGRLNDPALRDSFICRVFAYHRWRQLCAAGLKRDDIVQFHAEHKLLIMAHDEQRMRRLGKLVGSLGKEDLDAAAQEYIKEFMAALAQPATRKRHVNVLQHLLGYLKRDLAPDDKREVLNVIDQYRLGMIPLIVPITLLRHHFRRIRVPYVERQLYLYWSPPELALQNEL; encoded by the coding sequence ATGTCGCAAGCGCAAAGTTCGCTTCCGCAGGATTCCTTAATTCCGGTCGGCGTGAGCAGTTGTCTGCTCGGCGAAGAAGTGCGTTACGACGGCAGCCATAAGCGTGACCGCTTCATAACCGATAAGTTGAGCAGCTATCTCGAGTTTGTGCCGATCTGTCCGGAGGTGGCGATTGGAATGAGTATTCCGCGCCCACCGATTCGCCTTGAGCTGGTTGAGGGCGAGGTCAGATTAAGGGGGGTGCGCGATAGCTGCGTCGATGTCACTGAGCCGATCGGCGAATACTCCAGCGCTATCTCCTCTGCCATTGACAACCTAAGTGGCTATATCCTTAAGAGTAAGTCACCGAGTTGTGGTATGGAGCGGGTCAAGGTCTATAAACCGGACGGCAACCTGGCCGGTTTTTCTTCCCCTGGCATGTATGCTCGCCGGTTACTGGAGCGCTATCCGCTGCTGCCTGTGGAAGAGGACGGGCGCTTGAATGACCCGGCCTTGCGCGATTCATTTATTTGTCGAGTATTTGCCTATCACCGCTGGCGTCAGCTCTGTGCCGCGGGACTAAAGCGCGATGACATAGTGCAGTTTCACGCCGAGCACAAATTGCTGATTATGGCCCACGACGAGCAGCGTATGCGCCGCTTAGGGAAGTTGGTGGGGAGCCTTGGTAAGGAGGATCTGGATGCCGCGGCTCAGGAGTATATCAAGGAATTCATGGCGGCATTAGCCCAGCCGGCAACGCGCAAGCGGCATGTCAATGTTCTGCAGCACTTACTCGGCTACCTTAAGCGGGACCTAGCGCCTGATGACAAACGCGAGGTACTAAATGTTATTGATCAGTATCGCCTCGGCATGATCCCCCTGATTGTGCCCATAACCCTTTTGAGGCACCATTTCCGCCGCATAAGAGTGCCCTACGTTGAGCGTCAGCTCTACCTTTACTGGAGTCCACCAGAGCTTGCTCTACAAAATGAGCTTTGA
- a CDS encoding HAD family hydrolase — MIKSPLHAVTFDLDDTLWSVDDVLARAEQVLYEYLRCEYPLIAERFAIADMRELRRRLAAERADLARNATKLRRAMLYYVAQDCGLDESAAEQFTELCFAIFIEARQQVKPYEEVPEAIRYLAQHLSIGVITNGNADVYRTELGPFIDFVVRGVDIDIPKPEPEIFHYACRQAGLAPEHVLHVGDDPWIDAAGALSAGMQAALICRDGVPGGSATLPDCAIVPDLNALNRLIDRALGCL; from the coding sequence ATGATTAAATCTCCACTGCATGCGGTTACTTTTGATTTGGATGATACCCTCTGGTCGGTGGATGATGTGCTCGCCCGGGCTGAGCAGGTCTTGTATGAATATTTGCGCTGCGAGTATCCGCTGATCGCCGAGCGCTTTGCCATTGCCGATATGCGTGAATTGCGTCGCCGTCTAGCAGCTGAGCGCGCCGATCTGGCCCGTAACGCAACTAAGCTGCGCCGGGCTATGCTCTATTATGTCGCCCAAGACTGCGGGCTGGATGAGTCTGCAGCCGAGCAGTTTACCGAGCTATGCTTTGCTATCTTCATTGAGGCTCGGCAACAAGTAAAGCCTTATGAGGAGGTCCCGGAAGCCATAAGGTATCTCGCGCAGCACCTCTCCATAGGGGTGATAACCAACGGCAATGCGGATGTTTATCGGACCGAATTAGGGCCCTTCATTGACTTCGTTGTGCGTGGTGTTGATATAGATATACCCAAGCCGGAGCCGGAGATATTCCATTACGCCTGCCGCCAGGCGGGTTTGGCCCCGGAGCATGTACTGCATGTCGGTGACGACCCGTGGATAGATGCTGCCGGGGCGCTGAGTGCAGGTATGCAGGCAGCTTTAATTTGTCGTGACGGAGTGCCGGGGGGTAGCGCAACCTTGCCTGATTGTGCCATTGTGCCCGATCTCAATGCCCTTAATCGTTTGATTGATCGAGCCTTGGGGTGCCTCTAA
- the dnaQ gene encoding DNA polymerase III subunit epsilon produces MRQILLDTETTGFEPSDGHRIIEIGCVELIKRRVTRNTFHRYINPGRGVDEGAQSVHGLSNSFLADKPRFAEIAADFIDYIRDAEVIIHNAPFDVGFIDHELSLLGRRWGKLEDYCTVTDSLELARKKHPRQRCSLDALCKRYSIDSSRRELHGALLDAELLAGVYLAMTGGQATLALGGGGDTDESGVEQVRALPSDRPRLPVPELSDSDCAAHEQLLQRIDKSCSSGQALWRSQSGH; encoded by the coding sequence ATGCGGCAAATCCTGCTAGATACTGAGACCACCGGTTTTGAGCCCAGCGATGGGCACCGGATCATTGAGATTGGCTGTGTCGAGCTGATAAAACGCCGGGTCACAAGGAATACCTTCCATCGCTATATCAATCCGGGCCGTGGTGTCGACGAAGGGGCGCAGAGTGTCCACGGTCTGAGTAACTCCTTTCTTGCCGATAAGCCGCGTTTTGCTGAGATAGCCGCAGATTTTATCGATTACATTCGTGATGCTGAGGTCATCATCCACAACGCTCCGTTCGATGTGGGGTTTATCGACCATGAGCTGAGCCTGCTCGGTAGACGCTGGGGTAAGCTTGAGGATTACTGCACTGTTACTGATTCCCTGGAGCTGGCCCGTAAGAAGCACCCGCGACAGCGCTGTAGCCTTGATGCGCTATGTAAACGCTACAGCATCGACTCCTCACGCCGGGAGCTGCATGGGGCATTGCTCGACGCTGAGTTACTGGCCGGTGTCTATCTGGCTATGACCGGGGGGCAAGCCACCCTCGCCCTAGGAGGCGGTGGCGACACTGACGAATCTGGGGTGGAGCAGGTGAGGGCGTTGCCGAGTGATCGCCCCCGCTTGCCGGTCCCGGAGCTAAGTGACAGCGATTGTGCGGCACACGAGCAGCTGCTGCAGCGGATTGATAAAAGCTGTTCCTCAGGACAGGCCCTGTGGCGGTCACAAAGCGGGCACTGA
- a CDS encoding PHP domain-containing protein, translating into MSLIYDLHCHSNISDGLLAPHEVVARAARRGVTTLALTDHDTIDGVASARQAAQARGIELITGVELSVIWQRRTFHIVGLGVDTAEERLLGGLERMQQARHARGVAIGERLERAGLTGALDGAREVAGAAQLTRAHYARWLVDTGQVRGYEDAFKRYLRRGRVGYVHGDWVELEEGIEWINNAGGIAVLAHPLGYDLTGAWLRRVLDAFTAAGGRGLEVGCGTSPLPRQVAQLGGWCRRYELLASVGSDFHAPGYNARDLGSAPQLPDDLPVIWQELEVNS; encoded by the coding sequence ATGAGCTTGATCTACGATTTGCACTGCCACTCAAATATCTCCGACGGGCTACTTGCCCCGCATGAAGTGGTTGCTAGGGCCGCTCGGCGTGGCGTGACCACCCTCGCGCTTACCGATCACGATACTATCGATGGGGTGGCAAGTGCACGTCAGGCGGCACAAGCGCGTGGTATTGAGTTAATTACCGGGGTTGAACTCTCGGTGATTTGGCAAAGGCGTACTTTTCACATTGTCGGTTTGGGCGTTGATACTGCTGAAGAGAGGCTGCTTGGCGGGCTCGAGCGCATGCAGCAGGCGCGCCATGCCAGGGGGGTCGCCATCGGTGAGCGCCTCGAACGGGCCGGCTTGACCGGTGCTCTCGACGGGGCCCGGGAGGTGGCAGGAGCAGCGCAACTGACCCGTGCCCATTATGCCCGCTGGCTGGTAGATACAGGACAGGTGCGGGGTTATGAAGATGCATTTAAGCGCTATCTGCGCCGCGGCAGAGTAGGGTATGTGCATGGTGACTGGGTGGAACTCGAAGAGGGGATAGAGTGGATTAATAACGCTGGCGGGATAGCGGTTCTGGCCCATCCACTCGGTTACGATCTCACTGGTGCCTGGTTGCGCCGAGTCCTTGACGCCTTCACCGCAGCAGGAGGTCGCGGTCTTGAGGTTGGTTGTGGGACCTCGCCTCTGCCGCGTCAGGTTGCGCAGCTCGGCGGTTGGTGCCGTCGTTACGAATTGCTAGCCTCGGTAGGCTCCGACTTTCACGCCCCTGGGTATAACGCCAGGGATTTGGGCTCTGCCCCGCAACTGCCGGATGATTTACCAGTTATCTGGCAAGAGTTGGAGGTCAATAGCTGA